From a single Arachis hypogaea cultivar Tifrunner chromosome 3, arahy.Tifrunner.gnm2.J5K5, whole genome shotgun sequence genomic region:
- the LOC112790826 gene encoding uncharacterized protein → MLSTSTPSSYSGFCRFFLPIKPSPRPPTLNPFRIFDSRQRSPTNKLSISCFRQEHHSPETPKPEVIEHYLPEELVQSEFNHTSVAKSDRKSNLQKTAELVFKVFGSRWVVPWSALTILQVMLLWTSAFWFIGTWMIPFAAHVSGLSKESLTLRGQALFSLITDVTEGLAGIAILLRCLSRFRPLPPDWFKFSLKGNWQLDVIIGCLMFPFVNRLSQFNLDLLPLLPSTPVTLSSVEQSIRSRDPVAMLLYATVVSVCAPVWEEIVFRGFLLPSLTKYMPVWCAILVSSIAFALAHFNIQRMLPLIFLGMVMGVIFTRSRNLLPSMLLHSLWNAFVFLDLMK, encoded by the exons ATGTTGAGCACCTCTACTCCTTCTTCTTACTCTGGGTTTTGTCGCTTCTTTCTTCCAATTAAGCCATCTCCCCGACCCCCCACCCTAAACCCCTTTCGGATCTTCGATTCTCGTCAACGCTCTCCAACCAAC AAATTGAGTATTTCGTGCTTTAGGCAAGAACACCATTCTCCGGAAACACCCAAGCCTGAAGTTATAGAGCACTATCTCCCCGAGGAATTGGTGCAATCTGAATTCAATCACACTAGTGTCGCTAAAAGTGACCGGAAATCGAATCTCCAGAAG ACTGCGGAGTTAGTATTCAAGGTATTTGGCAGCCGATGGGTTGTACCATGGAGTGCACTGACGATATTGCAA GTGATGCTTCTTTGGACATCTGCGTTTTGGTTTATAGGAACCTGGATGATTCCTTTTGCAGCTCATGTATCTGGTCTCAGCAAGGAATCTTTGACATTGAGAGGACAGGCACTGTTTAGTCTCATCACTGATGTAACTGAGGGACTTGCTGGGATCGCGATTCTTCTTCGCTGTCTTTCACGATTTCGTCCCCTCCCACCCGACTGGTTCAAGTTCAGCTTGAAAGGGAATTGGCAACTAGATGTTATCATAGGGTGTCTCATGTTTCCTTTTGTCAATCGGCTCTCTCAATTCAACCTGGATCTACTACCTCTCTTGCCGTCTACCCCTGTCACCCTTTCAAGTGTTGAGCAATCCATAAGATCAAGGGATCCGGTGGCTATGTTGTTATATGCAACTGTAGTATCAGTTTGTGCTCCTGTGTGGGAGGAGATAGTTTTCCGTGGTTTTCTACTTCCTTCTCTTACCAAATACATGCCAGTTTGGTGTGCAATACTAGTTAGTTCAATTGCCTTTGCACTTGCACATTTTAATATACAGAGGATGCTACCACTCATATTTCTTGGGATGGTGATGGGTGTCATATTTACAAGGTCAAGGAATCTATTGCCATCAATGTTATTGCATAGTCTGTGGAATGCATTTGTGTTCTTAGACTTGATGAAATAG